In Streptomyces puniciscabiei, a single genomic region encodes these proteins:
- a CDS encoding bifunctional FO biosynthesis protein CofGH, with protein sequence MTTSATSGTGPTENSMRRALKRARDGVALDVAEAAVLLRARGEALTDLAASAARVRDAGLEQAGRPGVITYSKSVFIPLTRLCRDKCHYCTFVTVPGKLRRAGHGMFMSPDEVLDIARKGAALGCKEALITLGDKPEDRWPEAREWLDAHGYDDTIAYVRAVSVRILEETGLLPHLNPGVMTWTDFQRLKPVAPSMGMMLETTATRLWSEPGGPHYGSPDKEPAVRLRVLEDAGRSSVPFTSGLLIGIGETYEERAESLFALRKVSRAYHGIQELIIQNFRAKPDTAMRGMPDAELDDLVATVAVARHIMGPSACLQAPPNLVDSEYERLIGAGIDDWGGVSPLTIDHVNPERPWPQIEELAAKSAAAGFELRERLCVYPEFVRRGEPWLDPRLRPHVSALADPETGLAREDAVVEGRPWQEPEEAFVPAGRTDLHRTIDTEGRTADRRDDFDEVYGDWEALREAAAPGMTPERIDTDVRQALATAADDPTRLTDAEALALLHADGPALDALCRVADDVRRSAVGDDVTYIVTRNINFTNVCYTGCRFCAFAQRRTDADAYTLSLEQVADRAQQAWDVGAVEVCMQGGIHPDLPGTAYFDIAKAVKSRVPGMHVHAFSPMEVVNGATRTGMSVREWLTAAREAGLDTIPGTAAEILDDEVRWVLTKGKLPTATWIEVVTTAHELGIRSSSTMMYGHVDQPRHWLGHLRTLARIQRETGGFTEFVTLPFIHTNAPVYLAGIARPGPSVRDNRAVTAMARLLLHPWIPNIQTSWVKLGAEGAAEMLRSGANDLGGTLMEETISRMAGSSYGSYKSVRELVAVAEAAGRPAKPRTTLYGEVPEERQRAAAASDGHLPELLPVLD encoded by the coding sequence ATGACGACTTCCGCGACCTCCGGAACCGGCCCGACCGAGAACTCCATGCGTCGCGCCCTCAAACGCGCCCGGGACGGCGTCGCCCTCGACGTCGCCGAGGCGGCGGTGCTGCTGCGGGCCCGCGGCGAGGCCCTGACCGACCTCGCCGCGTCCGCCGCCCGGGTGCGCGACGCGGGTCTCGAACAGGCGGGCCGTCCCGGCGTCATCACGTACTCGAAGAGCGTCTTCATCCCCCTCACCCGGCTGTGCCGGGACAAGTGCCACTACTGCACCTTCGTCACGGTCCCCGGCAAGCTGCGCCGGGCCGGCCACGGGATGTTCATGTCCCCCGACGAGGTGCTGGACATCGCCCGCAAGGGCGCCGCCCTCGGCTGCAAGGAAGCCCTGATCACCCTCGGCGACAAACCCGAGGACCGCTGGCCGGAGGCGCGCGAGTGGCTGGACGCGCACGGCTACGACGACACGATCGCCTACGTCCGCGCCGTCTCCGTCCGGATCCTGGAGGAGACGGGGCTGCTGCCCCATCTCAACCCGGGCGTCATGACCTGGACGGACTTCCAGCGGCTCAAGCCCGTGGCCCCCTCCATGGGCATGATGCTGGAGACGACCGCCACCCGGCTCTGGTCCGAGCCCGGCGGCCCGCACTACGGCTCCCCGGACAAGGAACCGGCCGTACGGCTGCGGGTACTGGAAGACGCCGGCCGCTCCTCCGTGCCCTTCACCTCCGGTCTCCTCATCGGCATCGGGGAGACGTACGAGGAGCGGGCCGAGTCCCTCTTCGCGCTCCGCAAGGTCTCCCGGGCCTACCACGGCATCCAGGAACTGATCATCCAGAACTTCCGCGCCAAGCCGGACACGGCGATGCGCGGCATGCCGGACGCCGAACTGGACGACCTGGTCGCCACGGTGGCCGTGGCCCGCCACATCATGGGCCCGTCCGCCTGCCTCCAGGCCCCGCCGAACCTGGTCGACTCGGAGTACGAGCGGCTGATCGGCGCCGGCATCGACGACTGGGGCGGGGTGTCGCCCCTGACCATCGACCACGTCAATCCCGAACGGCCCTGGCCGCAGATCGAGGAACTGGCCGCGAAGTCGGCGGCGGCGGGGTTCGAGCTGCGGGAACGCCTCTGCGTCTACCCGGAGTTCGTGCGCCGCGGCGAGCCCTGGCTGGACCCCCGGCTGCGCCCGCACGTGAGCGCGCTGGCCGACCCGGAGACGGGCCTGGCGCGCGAGGACGCAGTCGTCGAGGGCCGGCCCTGGCAGGAACCGGAAGAGGCGTTCGTCCCCGCCGGCCGCACCGACCTCCACCGCACCATCGACACCGAGGGCCGTACGGCCGACCGGCGCGACGACTTCGACGAGGTGTACGGCGACTGGGAGGCGCTGCGCGAGGCCGCCGCGCCCGGTATGACGCCGGAGCGCATCGACACGGACGTACGGCAGGCGCTGGCGACCGCGGCCGACGACCCGACCCGGCTCACCGACGCCGAGGCCCTGGCCCTGCTGCACGCGGACGGCCCGGCGCTGGACGCGCTGTGCCGGGTGGCGGACGACGTGCGCCGGTCCGCGGTCGGCGACGACGTCACCTACATCGTCACCCGCAACATCAACTTCACCAACGTCTGCTACACCGGCTGCCGCTTCTGCGCCTTCGCCCAGCGCCGCACGGACGCCGACGCCTACACCCTCTCCCTGGAGCAGGTCGCCGACCGCGCCCAGCAGGCCTGGGACGTGGGCGCGGTCGAGGTGTGCATGCAGGGCGGCATCCACCCCGACCTGCCGGGCACGGCGTACTTCGACATCGCGAAGGCGGTGAAGTCCCGGGTCCCCGGCATGCACGTGCACGCCTTCTCGCCGATGGAGGTCGTCAACGGCGCCACCCGCACCGGGATGTCGGTCCGCGAGTGGCTGACGGCCGCCAGGGAGGCGGGTCTGGACACCATCCCGGGCACGGCGGCGGAGATCCTGGACGACGAGGTCCGCTGGGTCCTGACCAAGGGCAAGCTGCCGACGGCGACGTGGATCGAGGTCGTGACGACGGCCCACGAACTGGGCATCCGCTCGTCCTCGACGATGATGTACGGCCATGTCGACCAGCCCCGCCACTGGCTGGGCCATCTGCGCACCCTGGCGCGGATCCAGCGGGAGACGGGCGGTTTCACCGAGTTCGTGACGCTTCCGTTCATCCACACGAACGCGCCGGTGTACCTGGCGGGCATCGCGCGCCCCGGCCCTTCCGTGCGGGACAACCGCGCGGTGACGGCGATGGCCCGGCTCCTGCTCCACCCCTGGATCCCGAACATCCAGACGAGCTGGGTGAAACTGGGCGCGGAGGGTGCGGCGGAGATGCTCCGCTCCGGGGCGAACGACCTGGGCGGCACGCTGATGGAGGAGACGATCTCCCGCATGGCCGGCTCGTCGTACGGCTCGTACAAGTCGGTCCGCGAGCTGGTCGCCGTGGCCGAGGCGGCCGGCCGCCCGGCGAAGCCGCGCACCACGCTCTACGGCGAGGTGCCGGAGGAACGGCAGCGGGCGGCGGCGGCCTCCGACGGCCACCTGCCCGAGCTGCTGCCCGTCCTGGACTGA
- a CDS encoding DUF2165 domain-containing protein — MTTTPTRNSGLSLAAGVLTGILALYIALVALGNITDFGTNQQFVRHVLAMDTTFKDDHLMWRAITSKGLQDTAYVLIIVWETVSALVLIWGTYLWARRKDDDLARRVSTYGLLMLLLLFGAGFIAIGGEWFSMWQSKTWNGLEAATRVFLLSGVALIVNQLPGRQADAT, encoded by the coding sequence ATGACCACCACCCCCACACGTAACTCCGGCCTCAGCCTGGCCGCCGGTGTCCTCACCGGAATACTCGCCCTCTACATCGCCCTGGTCGCCCTGGGGAACATCACCGACTTCGGGACGAACCAGCAGTTCGTCCGGCATGTGCTGGCGATGGACACGACGTTCAAGGACGACCACCTGATGTGGCGGGCCATCACCAGCAAGGGACTTCAGGACACCGCGTACGTCCTCATCATCGTGTGGGAGACCGTGTCGGCCCTGGTACTGATCTGGGGGACGTACCTGTGGGCGCGGCGGAAGGACGACGACCTCGCGCGGCGGGTCTCCACCTACGGGCTGCTGATGCTGTTGCTGCTGTTCGGGGCCGGGTTCATCGCGATCGGCGGTGAGTGGTTCTCGATGTGGCAGTCCAAGACCTGGAACGGCTTGGAGGCCGCCACCCGGGTGTTCCTGCTGAGCGGGGTCGCCCTGATCGTCAACCAGTTGCCCGGGCGGCAGGCGGACGCTACTTGA
- a CDS encoding tetratricopeptide repeat protein has protein sequence MAQARLSMQELIGRRRRAGFVGRSEERAAFRANLDVPPEDERHRFLFHVHGNAGVGKTFLVRELEQIARERGALTAYVDEGAGSVPEAMASISREFLRQGWEFRKLDKALVRYRERRHEADVVMAGLEPEPESPSAVTATVVRAGLAGLSMLPGAGPFVGAVDPAQLAQYTERLRRGLSARFGNQDDVQLVLSPERELTPRMLEELATVAASVPWIVLFFDTYERIGPFVDGWLHELMTTDRHGALPANVVVVTAGQRPFDTARWGGFADFVTHLPLGPFTEAEARGLLADRGVRDEPVVAEVLRLTGGLPVLVSTLAEARPADPGDVGDPSADAVERFLKWERDPVRRGVALACAVPRRLDADVFRAVVECEEAELDARYGWLRGLPFVDGRGGGVRYHDVVRAPMLRLQRARSPRGWGELQRRLAGTFGQWRSEREGARDAEQLWADEEWLELRLAESYHRLCAGDREALPGTLREFVPACAAGDATAQRWARALADAGEDADAEAVARWGSELTQALGNGGVAAALALLLHRAALDEPDRALAHAVRGAALRRGGAYDEALTAFADAIALDPGLARAYRGRALTHGELGDYPSALADMEQAVALAPDDPWSHAVRGEYHRMLRDHDEAIRHLDEAVRLDPASDFAWASRGATRLARGELDSALDDLNRALELNPEYAWALARRARVWRARAEPARQLADLDRALAHQPDWAWGRCERGDALRVAGRDEEALADYDRALALDPEYASAYASRGVSLANLGRHREGLADLERAVRLRPEYPWAECRRGIVLLELGSADAALAALERAKALSPHDEWILEWHGRALAALRDQR, from the coding sequence ATGGCGCAGGCACGGCTGTCGATGCAGGAGCTGATCGGGCGGCGAAGGCGGGCGGGGTTCGTCGGCCGGAGCGAGGAACGAGCGGCATTCCGCGCGAACTTGGACGTGCCCCCCGAGGATGAACGCCACCGCTTCCTCTTCCACGTCCACGGCAACGCCGGCGTCGGAAAGACGTTCCTGGTGCGGGAGCTGGAACAGATCGCCCGGGAGCGGGGCGCGCTGACGGCGTACGTCGACGAGGGCGCGGGGAGCGTGCCGGAGGCGATGGCGTCGATCAGCCGTGAGTTCCTGCGGCAGGGCTGGGAGTTCAGGAAGCTCGACAAGGCGTTGGTCAGGTACCGGGAACGGCGGCACGAGGCCGACGTGGTGATGGCCGGGCTGGAGCCGGAGCCGGAGAGCCCGTCGGCGGTGACGGCGACGGTCGTACGGGCGGGGCTGGCCGGCCTGAGCATGCTGCCGGGAGCGGGACCTTTCGTGGGCGCGGTCGACCCGGCTCAACTGGCCCAGTACACCGAGAGGTTGCGGCGGGGTCTCAGCGCCCGGTTCGGCAACCAGGACGATGTGCAGCTGGTGCTGTCACCCGAGCGGGAGCTGACACCCAGGATGCTCGAAGAGCTGGCCACGGTGGCGGCCTCGGTGCCGTGGATCGTCCTGTTCTTCGACACGTACGAAAGGATCGGGCCGTTCGTCGACGGCTGGCTGCACGAGCTGATGACCACGGACCGGCACGGGGCGCTGCCCGCCAACGTGGTCGTCGTCACGGCCGGCCAACGCCCCTTCGACACGGCCCGCTGGGGCGGCTTCGCGGACTTCGTGACGCACCTGCCGCTCGGGCCGTTCACGGAGGCGGAGGCCCGGGGACTGCTGGCGGACCGGGGGGTGCGGGACGAGCCGGTCGTCGCCGAGGTCCTGCGGCTGACGGGCGGGCTGCCGGTGCTCGTCTCCACCCTCGCGGAGGCGAGACCCGCCGATCCGGGGGACGTGGGCGATCCGAGTGCGGACGCCGTGGAGCGGTTCCTGAAGTGGGAGCGGGATCCGGTGCGGCGGGGGGTGGCCCTGGCCTGCGCGGTGCCCCGGCGGCTCGACGCGGACGTGTTCCGGGCCGTGGTGGAGTGCGAGGAGGCGGAACTCGACGCGCGCTACGGGTGGTTGAGAGGCCTGCCGTTCGTCGACGGCCGCGGCGGAGGAGTCCGGTACCACGACGTCGTACGGGCGCCGATGCTGCGGCTGCAGCGGGCACGGTCGCCCCGGGGGTGGGGGGAGCTGCAGCGGCGGCTGGCGGGAACGTTCGGGCAGTGGCGGAGCGAACGCGAAGGGGCACGGGACGCCGAGCAGCTGTGGGCGGACGAGGAGTGGCTGGAGCTGCGGCTGGCCGAGTCCTATCACCGGCTGTGCGCGGGGGACCGGGAGGCGTTGCCGGGGACGCTGCGGGAGTTCGTCCCCGCCTGCGCCGCCGGTGACGCCACGGCCCAGCGGTGGGCGCGGGCCCTCGCGGACGCGGGCGAGGACGCCGACGCGGAGGCAGTGGCCCGCTGGGGAAGCGAGCTGACGCAGGCCCTCGGGAACGGCGGAGTGGCGGCCGCACTCGCGCTGCTGCTGCACCGGGCGGCGCTCGACGAGCCGGACCGGGCGCTCGCCCACGCGGTACGGGGTGCCGCGCTGCGGCGCGGCGGGGCGTACGACGAGGCACTGACCGCATTCGCGGACGCCATCGCTCTGGATCCCGGGCTGGCACGGGCCTACCGTGGCCGGGCCCTGACCCACGGTGAGCTGGGGGACTACCCGTCGGCACTCGCGGACATGGAACAGGCCGTGGCGCTCGCACCGGACGACCCGTGGAGTCACGCGGTGCGCGGCGAGTACCACCGCATGCTGCGCGACCACGACGAGGCGATCCGGCACCTGGACGAGGCGGTCCGGCTCGACCCGGCCAGCGACTTCGCCTGGGCCTCCCGAGGCGCCACCCGCCTCGCCCGGGGGGAACTGGACAGCGCCCTCGACGATCTGAACCGGGCCCTGGAACTCAACCCGGAGTACGCCTGGGCGCTGGCCCGCCGGGCCCGCGTATGGCGTGCCCGCGCCGAGCCCGCCCGTCAGCTCGCCGACCTCGACCGTGCCCTCGCCCACCAGCCGGACTGGGCCTGGGGTCGCTGCGAACGAGGTGACGCCCTGCGCGTGGCGGGGCGCGACGAGGAAGCCCTCGCCGACTACGACCGCGCGCTCGCCCTCGACCCCGAGTACGCGTCGGCGTACGCGAGCCGGGGCGTGTCGCTGGCCAACCTCGGCCGGCACAGGGAGGGTCTGGCCGACCTGGAGCGCGCGGTCCGGCTGAGGCCGGAATACCCCTGGGCGGAGTGCCGGCGGGGAATCGTCCTGCTCGAACTGGGGTCCGCAGATGCGGCGCTGGCCGCTCTGGAGAGGGCGAAGGCCCTGTCACCGCACGACGAGTGGATCCTCGAGTGGCACGGCAGGGCGCTGGCCGCCCTGCGCGATCAGCGCTGA
- a CDS encoding alpha/beta fold hydrolase, with the protein MLLTYRALKRRALARKLAITTPNGIDESSYVRIGGIDQWISVRGEDRSNPVVLEIHGGPGASNLVFTPRTRAWERHFTIVRWDMRGAGRTFAAGGPQGQGEMTLDRLYEDALEVTAHVRTRLGVDKVLLMANSFGTVIGLRLARNHPELYSAYVGTDQNIVGGDRDHSAYEALLARLARSGRKKQLAQMTAIGPDRSAWSPPEWAEYAKTVVTTDPLTYDTMKTVVIRSLWFSPLHTLRDLRTYLKAQTFSEQLGPQAMTIDEYAEGTAFRLPFFVFQGESDVLTPPGPARRFYDEVTAPVKDFALIAEASHFASFRHPDRFLDLLLTKVRPVVTGDAAVR; encoded by the coding sequence ATGCTGCTGACCTACCGCGCCCTCAAGCGCCGCGCCCTCGCCAGGAAGCTCGCGATCACCACGCCGAACGGCATCGACGAGTCCTCGTACGTCCGCATCGGCGGCATCGACCAGTGGATCTCGGTCCGCGGCGAGGACCGTTCGAACCCGGTCGTCCTGGAGATCCACGGCGGACCCGGCGCCTCCAACCTGGTCTTCACCCCGCGCACCCGCGCCTGGGAGCGGCACTTCACGATCGTCCGCTGGGACATGCGCGGCGCCGGCAGGACGTTCGCGGCGGGCGGCCCTCAGGGCCAGGGCGAGATGACCCTCGACCGCCTGTACGAGGACGCCCTGGAGGTGACGGCCCACGTCCGCACCCGCCTCGGCGTCGACAAGGTCCTGCTGATGGCCAACAGCTTCGGCACGGTCATCGGCCTCCGCCTGGCCCGCAACCACCCCGAGCTGTACTCGGCGTACGTCGGCACCGACCAGAACATCGTCGGCGGCGACCGGGACCACTCCGCCTACGAGGCGCTGCTGGCGCGGCTGGCGCGGTCGGGCAGGAAGAAGCAGCTGGCGCAGATGACGGCCATCGGCCCGGACCGGTCGGCCTGGTCGCCCCCCGAGTGGGCCGAGTACGCCAAGACGGTGGTCACGACCGACCCCCTCACCTACGACACCATGAAGACGGTCGTCATCCGCTCCCTCTGGTTCTCGCCCCTCCACACGCTCCGCGACCTGCGCACCTATCTGAAGGCCCAGACCTTCTCGGAGCAGCTCGGCCCGCAGGCCATGACGATCGACGAGTACGCCGAGGGCACCGCCTTCCGCCTCCCCTTCTTCGTCTTCCAGGGCGAGAGCGACGTCCTCACCCCACCTGGGCCGGCCCGCCGCTTCTACGACGAGGTCACCGCCCCGGTGAAGGACTTCGCCCTCATCGCGGAGGCGAGCCACTTCGCGTCCTTCCGCCACCCCGACCGCTTCCTGGACCTGCTGCTGACGAAGGTGCGGCCCGTGGTGACGGGGGACGCGGCGGTGCGCTGA
- a CDS encoding TetR/AcrR family transcriptional regulator: protein MGGRKNEQEQDRDPRTTLALLWGEQEQPTRGPKPTLSPRRIAAAAVELADAQGLDAVSMSKVAAEFGVSAMALYRYVPGKAELVELMIESMLAEVPDLSAAQGDWRAGTRLWARRCLDLYRAHPWALAATAMRRQVMGPHQLGWLDAAHAALEPTGLPAAQRHQVFVLVVGLVRSLAQQTADFDADQDREWNRLTGEVLERHADRFPALTRAIADGAFDPPGTDPLDFGLDRILDGVEALVAVRE, encoded by the coding sequence ATGGGCGGGCGGAAGAACGAGCAGGAACAGGACCGCGATCCGCGGACGACCCTCGCGCTGCTGTGGGGCGAGCAGGAACAGCCCACCCGCGGGCCCAAGCCGACGCTGTCCCCGCGGCGCATCGCCGCGGCCGCCGTCGAACTGGCCGATGCCCAGGGGCTGGACGCGGTCTCGATGAGCAAGGTCGCCGCCGAGTTCGGCGTCTCGGCGATGGCGCTCTACCGGTACGTGCCCGGCAAGGCGGAACTGGTCGAGCTGATGATCGAGTCGATGCTCGCCGAGGTCCCCGACCTCTCCGCGGCGCAGGGCGACTGGCGGGCCGGGACACGGCTGTGGGCCCGGCGGTGCCTGGATCTCTACCGGGCCCACCCCTGGGCGCTCGCCGCCACCGCGATGCGCCGCCAGGTCATGGGCCCCCACCAGCTCGGCTGGCTGGACGCGGCGCACGCGGCCCTGGAGCCCACCGGCCTGCCGGCGGCCCAGCGGCACCAGGTCTTCGTCCTGGTCGTCGGCCTGGTGCGCAGCCTCGCCCAGCAGACGGCCGACTTCGACGCGGACCAGGACCGCGAGTGGAACCGCCTCACCGGAGAGGTCCTCGAACGCCACGCGGACCGCTTCCCCGCCCTGACCCGGGCCATCGCCGACGGCGCCTTCGACCCGCCCGGCACCGACCCGCTCGACTTCGGGCTCGACCGCATCCTCGACGGGGTCGAAGCGCTCGTAGCTGTGCGGGAATGA
- a CDS encoding ADP-ribosylglycohydrolase family protein yields MSATSGAVWGRAEQQDYRSRVRGTLLGVAVGDALGGPADPLSLEEIRAAYGPEGLLDLAFGHGRRGSVTHHTQLTLFSVDGLIRAQVRRDTGAWHPPTDLHRAYRRWAATQRDWGPDERRKDDGWLAREEWLYARRDPTRALLVGFGDDAMGTLEAPKNPGELGPEAVARSAPFGLLVGWEPQLVAQLAVECAAQSHGHPLAYLSAGAYAVIVHALARGESLDGAVQRALALLAARPGHQPVSDALQHALGAVRQGIPSPTRVEELAGDGTADGLLAASVYCALVGEDVRHGLCLAVNQSGPSAAAGALTGGLLGALHGETALPPGWLAELEGRPTMLELADDFAMEMTQGPALHGPAGSSPGWLARYPRA; encoded by the coding sequence ATGAGTGCGACATCCGGCGCCGTCTGGGGCCGAGCCGAGCAGCAGGACTACCGCAGCCGGGTGCGCGGCACCCTGCTCGGGGTCGCCGTGGGCGACGCGCTCGGCGGGCCCGCGGACCCGCTGTCCCTGGAGGAGATACGGGCCGCCTACGGCCCCGAGGGGCTGCTCGACCTGGCCTTCGGGCACGGGCGGCGCGGCTCGGTCACCCACCACACCCAGCTCACCCTGTTCAGCGTGGACGGGCTGATAAGGGCCCAGGTGCGCCGGGACACCGGCGCCTGGCACCCGCCGACCGATCTGCACCGGGCGTATCGGCGCTGGGCCGCCACCCAGCGGGACTGGGGGCCCGACGAGCGCCGCAAGGACGACGGCTGGCTCGCGCGGGAGGAGTGGCTGTACGCCCGCCGGGATCCGACCCGGGCGCTGCTCGTCGGGTTCGGCGACGACGCCATGGGCACGCTGGAGGCACCCAAGAACCCCGGCGAACTGGGGCCGGAGGCGGTGGCCCGGTCCGCGCCCTTCGGGCTGCTGGTCGGCTGGGAGCCGCAGCTCGTCGCGCAGCTGGCGGTGGAGTGCGCCGCCCAGAGCCACGGGCACCCCCTCGCCTACCTGTCGGCGGGCGCGTACGCCGTGATCGTGCACGCGCTGGCCCGGGGCGAGAGCCTGGACGGCGCCGTGCAGCGGGCCCTCGCCCTGCTCGCGGCCCGGCCGGGCCACCAGCCCGTCTCGGACGCCCTGCAGCACGCCCTCGGCGCGGTACGGCAGGGGATCCCGAGTCCGACACGGGTGGAGGAACTGGCCGGCGACGGTACGGCGGACGGGCTGCTGGCGGCGTCGGTGTACTGCGCGCTGGTGGGGGAGGACGTGCGGCACGGGTTGTGCCTGGCGGTGAACCAGAGCGGGCCGTCGGCGGCGGCCGGCGCGTTGACGGGTGGGCTGCTGGGCGCCCTCCACGGCGAGACCGCCCTTCCGCCGGGGTGGCTGGCCGAGCTGGAGGGGCGGCCGACGATGCTCGAACTCGCCGATGACTTTGCGATGGAGATGACCCAGGGTCCGGCGCTGCACGGGCCCGCGGGCTCGTCGCCGGGCTGGCTGGCCCGGTACCCGCGGGCCTGA
- a CDS encoding sodium:solute symporter family protein → MNSLDWAVLIGYFGVMVAIGVWSHKRVDDVSDFFTAGGKMPWWLSGISHHMSGYSAVMFTGYAGIAYTYGVTSFVTWSFPIALGIAIGSKLFAPRINRLRSRLHVASPLEYLKNRYNLPTQQALAWSGMLLKIVDVGAKWAAIATLLSVFTGVTLNQGILITGAITAVYCTIGGLWADALTELGQFVIQLLAGVSMFVAVVLKLNDRHIGFLDAWNQPALHGHGKPLVGPYGTVFLLAFLFIKLFEYNGGMLNQAQRYMATGSAYAAERSARLSSILWLIWPVVLFFPMWMSPLLVTARKPDGSDSYGLMTEQLLPHGLLGLVVVGFFSHTMAMCSSDANAIAAVFTRDVAPVLSARARAWGQRSGLIAARVTTVVFLALSMAVATQVDSPTFKDIITVVIKWVAGLMGPIAIPMMLGLLRPFRRSGPTAALTSWAAGLLAFWLVNYPISWNVSGGVPLQYQVSVPLAVSLVLYVVIGYVRPEDTPERLAIIEKVNSDGDAVAAVPVPAGAGDDVAGAP, encoded by the coding sequence ATGAACAGTCTCGACTGGGCCGTACTCATCGGCTACTTCGGTGTGATGGTGGCGATCGGCGTCTGGTCGCACAAGCGCGTGGACGACGTCTCCGACTTCTTCACGGCCGGCGGCAAGATGCCCTGGTGGCTGTCCGGCATCTCGCACCACATGTCGGGCTACAGCGCGGTCATGTTCACCGGGTACGCGGGCATCGCCTACACCTACGGCGTCACCTCCTTCGTCACCTGGTCCTTCCCCATCGCGCTCGGCATCGCCATCGGGTCGAAGCTGTTCGCGCCCCGCATCAACCGACTGCGCTCCCGGCTCCATGTGGCCTCCCCGCTGGAGTACCTGAAGAACCGTTACAACCTGCCCACCCAGCAGGCGCTCGCCTGGTCCGGCATGCTGCTGAAGATCGTGGACGTGGGCGCCAAGTGGGCGGCGATCGCCACCCTGTTGTCGGTGTTCACCGGCGTCACCCTGAACCAGGGCATCCTCATCACCGGCGCGATCACGGCCGTGTACTGCACGATCGGCGGCCTGTGGGCGGACGCGCTGACCGAACTCGGGCAGTTCGTCATCCAGTTGCTCGCCGGTGTCTCGATGTTCGTCGCCGTCGTACTGAAGCTGAACGACAGGCACATCGGGTTCCTCGACGCCTGGAACCAGCCCGCGCTGCACGGCCACGGCAAGCCTCTCGTCGGCCCCTACGGCACGGTGTTCCTGCTGGCGTTCCTGTTCATCAAGCTCTTCGAGTACAACGGCGGCATGCTCAACCAGGCGCAGCGGTACATGGCGACCGGCAGCGCGTACGCGGCCGAGCGTTCGGCCCGGCTGTCGTCAATCCTGTGGCTGATCTGGCCGGTGGTGCTGTTCTTCCCGATGTGGATGTCCCCGCTCCTGGTGACCGCCCGGAAGCCGGACGGTTCCGACTCCTACGGTCTGATGACCGAACAGCTGCTTCCGCACGGCCTGTTGGGCCTCGTCGTCGTGGGCTTCTTCTCCCACACGATGGCCATGTGCTCCTCCGACGCCAACGCCATCGCGGCGGTGTTCACCCGTGACGTGGCGCCGGTGCTGTCCGCTCGCGCGCGGGCGTGGGGGCAGCGGTCGGGGCTGATCGCCGCCCGCGTCACGACGGTCGTCTTCCTGGCCCTGTCCATGGCGGTGGCGACGCAGGTCGACTCGCCGACGTTCAAGGACATCATCACGGTCGTCATCAAGTGGGTCGCCGGCCTCATGGGCCCGATCGCGATCCCGATGATGCTGGGCCTGCTCCGCCCGTTCCGCCGCTCCGGCCCGACGGCGGCGCTGACCAGCTGGGCGGCGGGTCTGCTGGCGTTCTGGCTGGTGAACTACCCCATCAGCTGGAACGTCTCCGGCGGGGTGCCGCTCCAGTACCAGGTCTCGGTGCCGCTGGCGGTGTCGCTCGTCCTCTACGTCGTCATCGGCTATGTGAGGCCGGAGGACACTCCCGAGCGCCTGGCGATCATCGAGAAGGTCAACTCCGACGGGGACGCGGTGGCGGCGGTGCCGGTGCCGGCGGGTGCGGGGGACGACGTGGCGGGAGCGCCGTAG
- a CDS encoding AfsR/SARP family transcriptional regulator has translation MLYFKILGPLEITVADRKLQIRGTLQRRLLRTLLIKSGELVPSEALINELWGEEHPDRVENALQAHISRIRRRLSSLEPDRPTSRLRTLTSGYQLLVSEDEVDALWFQRRLDHVRGRLDGDLRSAIGELRAMLDAWGSPVLPPGEGGAICRAAVSQYEESRLLALETLFDAELRIGNHTAIVGELRTVLAKDRFHERFWQQLMTALYRCGRQSEALAAYQQLRRRLNDELGLEPSPATSAFEQAILSHNPLLSLSSGAEIALAAAGAGRQVVIGT, from the coding sequence GTGCTCTATTTCAAGATTCTAGGACCGCTGGAGATCACGGTAGCGGACCGGAAGTTACAGATCCGGGGGACGCTCCAGCGCAGGCTGCTGCGCACTCTTCTGATCAAGTCGGGCGAGCTGGTCCCCAGCGAGGCCCTCATCAACGAGCTGTGGGGTGAGGAGCACCCGGACCGGGTGGAGAACGCCCTGCAGGCGCACATCAGCCGGATCAGGCGCAGGCTCTCGTCGCTGGAGCCGGACCGGCCCACCTCCCGGCTGCGCACCCTCACCTCCGGCTACCAGCTGCTGGTCTCGGAGGACGAGGTCGACGCGTTGTGGTTCCAGCGCAGGCTGGACCATGTGCGCGGTCGACTGGACGGCGATCTGCGGTCCGCCATCGGTGAGTTGCGGGCCATGCTGGACGCCTGGGGCAGCCCGGTGCTGCCACCGGGGGAGGGCGGCGCGATCTGCAGGGCCGCGGTGTCCCAGTACGAGGAGTCCCGGCTGCTGGCACTCGAGACGCTCTTCGACGCGGAACTGCGGATCGGCAACCACACGGCGATCGTCGGCGAGTTGCGGACCGTCCTCGCCAAAGACCGCTTCCACGAGCGGTTCTGGCAGCAGCTGATGACGGCTCTCTACCGCTGCGGCCGGCAGTCCGAGGCGCTCGCCGCCTACCAGCAGCTGCGCCGGCGGCTGAACGACGAACTCGGTCTGGAACCCTCACCGGCCACCAGCGCCTTCGAGCAGGCGATCCTCTCGCACAATCCGCTGCTGAGCCTGTCGTCCGGCGCCGAGATCGCCCTGGCGGCGGCCGGTGCCGGACGGCAGGTCGTCATCGGCACGTGA